One Ricinus communis isolate WT05 ecotype wild-type chromosome 7, ASM1957865v1, whole genome shotgun sequence genomic region harbors:
- the LOC8259153 gene encoding putative pentatricopeptide repeat-containing protein At1g16830 isoform X2: MSWRYKWSSLHIIRKTQILKSRSLRHFSSSSTVCLHATDKTHQFVSGENVKKVTLTPQIVHSTLLNCSSDLITLSFFIWCAKQNNYFHSNQAFDHMVSVVVRLSNRYMTVRAIVRELESVGLVIKAHTFLLLLRIYWRGGMYSMVFETFEQMGRFGFEPNTFAHNVVMDVLFKIGQVDTGIKILKEMKSPNFLSYNIALTNLCKLNDLVKVKKALRIMLSKGYYPNVETFEMVLNCCCKLGRLVEACQLLAMMITVGISLSVSAWSILIDWLCRLNQPNMAFHLMERMVDSSCSPNVVTYTTLFKGFIESKMILRAFGILTAMQSKGYAPDLFLFNVLINSLSKIGRYDDALDIFLCLPKWNLEPDSYTFSSLLSCLCYSRRFNLLPKLISRFVKEADLVACNSLLNYYCKAGYPHLAVELYNNMIDKGIVPDNYSFVGLLRGLCGERRVDDAVNVYLGMVMNHTGLDAHVHSVIIDGLIRSGKCYKAVSLFRRAIEENYQLDAVSYTVAICGLVKSGRTAEAFALYAQMKEVLWRMITLRIHPVQTIFLIWLLQWVDKQLTLFIFKLRIHLRTTGV; the protein is encoded by the coding sequence ATGTCATGGAGATACAAATGGAGCTCCTTACACATAATACGCAAGACCCAAATCCTCAAATCACGCTCACTGCGCCActtttcttcatcatcaacGGTATGTCTTCATGCAACTGATAAAACCCATCAATTCGTTTCTGgagaaaatgttaaaaaagTCACTCTTACACCTCAAATTGTACACTCGACTTTATTGAACTGCTCTTCTGATTTGATTACTTTAAGCTTTTTTATTTGGTGTGCTAAGCAAAACAATTACTTTCATAGTAACCAAGCTTTTGATCACATGGTTAGTGTGGTTGTTCGGTTAAGTAACCGTTATATGACAGTTAGAGCAATTGTTCGAGAGTTAGAGAGTGTTGGTTTAGTTATAAAGGCACACACTTTCTTGCTTTTATTGAGGATTTATTGGCGTGGAGGAATGTATTCTATGGTTTTTGAAACTTTTGAGCAAATGGGTAGGTTTGGTTTTGAGCCAAATACATTTGCACATAATGTGGTAATGGATGTTTTGTTTAAGATTGGACAAGTGGATACAGGAATTAAGATTTTGAAAGAGATGAAGTCCCCAAATTTCTTAAGTTATAATATTGCATTAACTAATTTATGCAAGTTGAATGATTTGGTTAAAGTTAAGAAGGCTCTGCGGATTATGTTAAGCAAAGGGTATTATCCTAATGTTGAGACATTTGAGATGGTTTTAAATTGTTGTTGCAAGTTGGGTAGGTTAGTGGAGGCATGTCAGTTGTTGGCTATGATGATAACTGTGGGAATTTCTTTGTCTGTGAGTGCTTGGAGTATACTTATCGATTGGCTTTGTCGATTAAACCAACCTAATATGGCATTTCATTTGATGGAGAGGATGGTTGATAGTAGTTGTTCTCCTAACGTTGTTACTTATACAACCCTATTCAAAGGATTTATTGAATCTAAAATGATTCTTAGAGCTTTCGGAATTCTGACTGCCATGCAATCCAAAGGTTATGCTCCTgacttgtttctttttaatgtattGATCAACTCCTTGTCTAAGATTGGGAGATATGATGATGCATTAGATATATTCTTATGTTTGCCAAAATGGAATTTGGAACCTGATTCTTATACTTTTAGTTCTTTGCTGTCATGCCTATGCTATTCTAGAAGGTTTAATCTTTTACCCAAGCTAATTAGCAGATTTGTCAAAGAAGCAGACCTGGTGGCGTGCAACTCacttttgaattattattgtaAAGCTGGGTATCCACATCTTGCAGTGGAGTTGTATAATAATATGATAGATAAGGGTATTGTACCTGATAACTACAGCTTTGTCGGATTACTTAGAGGGTtatgtggagaaaggagggtGGATGATGCAGTCAACGTGTACCTAGGGATGGTAATGAATCATACCGGTCTTGATGCTCATGTACATTCTGTAATTATAGATGGGCTTATTAGAAGTGGCAAGTGTTATAAAGCTGTTAGTTTGTTTAGGAGAGCTATTGAGGAGAACTATCAACTGGATGCTGTATCATATACAGTTGCCATCTGTGGGCTTGTCAAGAGTGGAAGGACTGCAGAAGCTTTTGCCTTGTATGCGCAAATG